A DNA window from Theobroma cacao cultivar B97-61/B2 chromosome 5, Criollo_cocoa_genome_V2, whole genome shotgun sequence contains the following coding sequences:
- the LOC108661941 gene encoding uncharacterized protein LOC108661941: MKLPDRGEYWQVQTFHKVHTCIIDGLQGRFATTSSKMIGELMSHKLQANGVALRPKDIICEMRVQWGLERLYGKAWQAKEYAERLVFGSPEESFQLLPSYFYMLEQEIPGTVTAVATDEEERFKYCFWSYGACIRGFRDVMRHTVTIDATHLKGKFKGVLFVAVCKDENKCVYLVVFRIGHVEDKDSWTWFLSKLRDAVGCPEKTTFIFYQHLGIRKAIQNAYPEEHHGLCSYHLKKNFKNKFKRDDVCMLFTLAQDCYKVADFNRHMNQIQQIHPGSHEDFMRIGPEKWAHACLQIEFIVFFSKCNREAIEFDADYYKIIVLMEGYSGSIRPVGHPSE, translated from the exons ATGAAGTTACCTGATagaggagaatattggcaagttcAGACATTCCACAAAGTACACACTTGTATCATTGATGGTTTGCAAGGACGGTTTGCAACTACGAGTTCGAAGATGattggtgaacttatgtcacacaagCTTCAGGCTAATGGAGTAGCATTGAGACCTAAGGACATAATTTGTGAGATGAGGGTTCAGTGGGGATTGGAACGCTTGTATGGTAAGGCTTGGCAAGCGAAGGAGTATGCAGAGAGGCTTGTTTTCGGATCACCGGAGgagtcatttcaactactaccatcttatttttatatgttggaacaaGAAATTCCTGGCACAGTGACTGCAGTGGCTACTGATGAGGAAGagagattcaaatattgtttctggTCATACGGGGCTTGTATTCGGGGGTTTAGGGATGTAATGCGTCATACGGTTACAATTGATGCAACACATCTCAAAGGCAAGTTCAAGGGTGTTCTGTTTGTTGCTGTATGCAAAGATGAGAACAAGTGCGTATATCTAGTTGTGTTTAGGATCGGCCATGTTGAGGACAAAGACTCGTGGACGTGGTTTCTTAGCAAGCTACGTGATGCGGTTGGTTGTCCTGAAAAGACTACGTTCATTTTTTATCAACATCTCGGCATTAGGAAagcaatccaaaatgcatacccAGAAGAGCACCATGGTTTATGTAGTTACcacttgaaaaaaaactttaaaaacaagttcaagcgcGATGATGTTTGTATGCTTTTCACCCTTGCTCAAGATTGCTATAAGGTGGCCGATTTCAACAGACATATGAATCAGATACAGCAGATTCACCCGGGATCCCACGAGGACTTTATGAGAATAGGGCCTGAGAAATGGGCACATGCATGTTTACAG ATTGAGTTTATTGTGTTTTTTAGTAAATGCAATCgtgaagccattgaattcGACGCTGACTACTACAAGATAATCGTTTTGATGGAGGGTTATTCAGGATCCATTAGGCCGGTAgggcatcctagtgagtaG
- the LOC18598501 gene encoding sister chromatid cohesion 1 protein 4 has product MFYSQFILAKKGPLGTIWIAAHLERKLRKNQVADTDIGVSVDSILFPEVPIALRLSSHLLLGVVRIYSRKVNYLFDDCSEALLKIKQAFRSTAVDLPPEESTAPYHSITLPETFDLDDFELPDNEIFQGNYVDHHVSSREQITLQDTMDGVVYSTSQFGLDERFGDGDTSQIGLLDEELFLDRVAASGHGGVSVADLQGSDEQQKQDPSNSEVMPMDCSGDQVEGLAANSEFVEYDQDSATPGVVEVPNLSVVHESLAGDDHVEPEHHNLTELANFECVENVSSGKANHLHGHNNVVDLSLQNDKNHDAIVIVPPENGSHIRDLEKEQSKPQGNSVHDVVSVEYKSADGTRGGPDGLDRVEDMHNGAMHSMDRADGECAESPSCSNVTFDLEDPARRTCSSSTCVPTSDAYMENDQASHKSEFRNDVETTDNLDESFSPAKTSNPSCPLESPSRPTVIDGEAQACQEPNDSENMKKPVIHEEVSSVQVLGSDNLAAVDQNSVDLSRREEEVRAFGASIEVEGEACQTQMSEPALCDDQLENLNNCAMSDLPAPEMLLSALEGHIDKPSDLLGESTPDKEVFAGDDETGAGMKLISGKKRSITESTLTVESLNSVESFGRPRSRRTAESVPDDDDLLSSILVGRRSSVFKMKPTPPPEIASMKRARSAPRPSASKRKVLMDDTMVLHGDTIRLQLVNTEDIRRIRKKAPCTRPEISLIQRQFLEDEIFTEPIFTGLASDLSCLHSEAYDLRGIRISEGNEVHASSEVAKDPEFSVRPNVDGGGIEGSSVPVICGNDEQAQCAGTSMQTDTQQAEYNDLNAQQDKNAVDDVPQVLRHEPLDGVVEMEIGRGNVEVANATLNEFEVSSPTNLATEDTSNMTAGKISHTVDGSMLNDASCLPPDQKMSTQPGEDAELDMRNDKGTNPTEVLENVVESAVPSETESKATNEFSLEESKAGTSVEVSIDIQADGFAPIENGMNSLATVQTVEGLNGAQNADEIGYGKVGVVDEARVEDALLDHDDKDPICKGSEERKMDSIYSEKVDVVLKNASLNDGETPNFQEVNAVNAEMTSLVDNQAEFEHVAIANDTEFLNVDDDELVEDDDDGMPCGDESRLLENSGWSSRTRAVAKYLQNLFEDEAIHGRKVLSMDSLLDRKTRKEASRMFFETLVLKTRDYIHVEQVKPFDNICIKPRAKLMKSDF; this is encoded by the exons ATGTTTTATTCACAGTTTATATTGGCGAAGAAAGGTCCATTGGGGACAATATGGATAGCAGCTCATCTAGAGAGGAAGCTTCGAAAGAATCAGGTGGCGGATACTGATATTGGCGTCTCTGTTG ACTCTATTCTGTTTCCTGAAGTACCAATTGCACTACGGTTGTCCAGTCATCTTCTTCTTGGTGTGGTGAGGATATATTCTAGAAAGGTGAATTACCTTTTTGATGATTGCAGTGAAGCCTTGCTCAAGATAAAGCAGGCTTTTCGCTCCACTGCAGTAGATTTACCACCAGAAGAATCTACTGCACCCTATCATTCCATCACTTTGCCAGAGACTTTTGATCTTGATGACTTTGAGCTGCCTGATAATGAGATTTTTCAGGG TAACTATGTTGATCATCATGTTAGTTCAAGAGAGCAGATTACGCTTCAGGATACCATGGATGGCGTGGTTTACTCCACATCACAATTTGGATTGGATG AGCGGTTTGGTGATGGTGACACTTCTCAGATTGGTCTGCTTGATGAG GAGCTATTCCTAGATAGGGTTGCAGCATCAGGACATGGTGGAGTTTCAGT GGCTGACCTACAAGGGTCAGATgaacaacaaaaacaagacCCAAGTAATTCAGAGGTTATGCCAATGGATTGCAGTGGGGATCag GTTGAAGGTCTAGCTGCAAATTCTGAATTTGTCGAGTACGATCAGGATTCAGCTACTCCTGGAGTAGTGGAAGTGCCTAACTTGTCTGTTGTTCATGAGTCATTGGCTGGTGATGACCATGTGGAACCAGAACATCATAATCTTACAGAATTAGCCAATTTTGAATGTGTAGAAAATGTGTCTTCTGGTAAAGCAAATCATCTCCATGGGCATAACAATGTAGTGGATCTTTCTTtacaaaatgataaaaatcatgatgctATAGTTATTGTGCCTCCTGAGAATGGCAGCCATATACGTGACCTGGAGAAAGAACAAAGTAAACCACAAGGAAATTCTGTCCATGATGTTGTGTCTGTGGAGTACAAATCTGCTGATGGGACTAGAGGAGGACCTGATGGTTTGGATAGGGTCGAAGATATGCATAATGGTGCTATGCACTCAATGGATAGAGCTGACGGGGAATGTGCAGAATCTCCTAGCTGCTCCAACGTCACCTTTGATTTGGAGGACCCTGCTCGAAGAACATGTTCAAGTAGCACCTGTGTGCCCACCTCAGATGCCTATATGGAGAATGATCAAGCATCACATAAATCTGAATTCCGCAATGATGTGGAAACCACTGATAATTTGGACGAGTCATTCTCACCTgccaaaacttcaaatccttCCTGTCCGTTGGAATCACCCAGTAGACCAACAGTTATTGATGGTGAAGCTCAAGCTTGTCAGGAACCAAATGAttctgaaaatatgaaaaaaccTGTTATTCATGAAGAGGTCTCATCTGTTCAAGTTCTTGGAAGTGATAATTTGGCTGCTGTAGATCAAAACTCAGTGGATTTGTCCAGAAGGGAGGAAGAAGTTCGTGCTTTTGGAGCTTCCATTGAGGTGGAAG GTGAAGCCTGCCAAACTCAGATGTCAGAACCTGCTTTATGTGATGATCAGCTGGAAAATTTAAACAATTGTGCTATGTCTGACTTGCCTGCACCTGAAATGTTACTCTCTGCACTAGAAGGACATATTGATAAACCTAGTGATTTGCTGGGTGAGTCTACCCCAGACAAAGAGGTCTTTGCAGGGGATGATGAAACTGGTGCTGgaatgaaactcatttcaggAAAAAAGCGAAGTATAACAGAAAGTACATTAACTGTAGAGAGTTTAAACTCAGTTGAATCATTCGGGAGGCCTCGATCCAGGAGAACTGCAGAATCAGTTCCTGATGATGATGACTTGTTGTCTTCAATTTTAG TTGGAAGAAGATCTtcagttttcaaaatgaaaccCACTCCTCCTCCTGAAATAGCATCCATGAAACGTGCACGATCTGCACCAAGACCCAGTGCCTCCAAGAGAAAAGTGCTTATGGATGATACTATGGTCTTACATGGCGA TACAATACGCCTGCAGTTGGTTAATACTGAAGACATACGTCGTATACGCAAGAAAGCACCTTGCACTCGGCCTGAAATTTCGTTGATTCAGAGACAATTCTTGGAAGATGAAATCTTCACTGAACCTATATTTACTG GTTTGGCGAGTGACTTGTCATGTTTGCACAGTGAAGCATATGATCTGAGGGGAATCAGGATTTCTGAAGGTAATGAAGTCCATGCATCATCTGAAGTAGCAAAGGATCCTGAGTTTTCTGTAAGACCTAATGTTGATGGAGGTGGAATTGAAGGAAGCTCTGTGCCTGTGATTTGTGGAAATGATGAGCAAGCACAATGTGCTGGCACTTCTATGCAGACTGATACTCAGCAGGCTGAGTACAACGATTTGAATGCTCAGCAGGATAAAAATGCTGTTGATGATGTGCCTCAAGTTTTGCGACATGAACCTTTAGATGGGGTTGTGGAAATGGAAATCGGCAGAGGGAATGTTGAAGTTGCTAATGCAACTCTGAACGAGTTTGAGGTATCATCCCCTACTAATCTGGCTACTGAAGATACTAGTAACATGACAGCTGGGAAGATAAGCCACACTGTAGATGGTTCCATGTTAAATGATGCATCATGCCTTCCACCTGATCAAAAAATGAGTACTCAGCCTGGGGAGGATGCTGAATTGGATATGAGAAATGACAAAGGAACTAATCCTACTGAAGTTTTGGAAAATGTTGTTGAAAGTGCTGTTCCATCTGAAACAGAATCAAAAGCAACTAATGAGTTTTCGTTAGAAGAAAGTAAAGCCGGTACATCAGTTGAAGTCAGTATAGACATTCAGGCAGACGGCTTTGCACCTATTGAAAACGGAATGAATTCTCTTGCAACTGTGCAAACTGTTGAGGGTCTGAATGGTGCTCAAAATGCAGATGAAATTGGATATGGCAAGGTTGGTGTAGTGGATGAGGCTCGTGTTGAGGATGCACTCTTGGATCATGATGACAAGGACCCAATCTGTAAGGGTAGTGAAGAACGTAAAATGGATTCTATATATTCAGAAAAAGTTGATGTGGTTCTAAAAAATGCTTCATTAAATGATGGAGAAACTCCAAACTTTCAGGAAGTTAATGCAGTCAATGCAGAAATGACCTCTCTTGTGGATAATCAAGCT GAATTTGAGCATGTCGCAATTGCAAATGATACAG AATTCCTGAACGTAGATGATGATGAGCTAGttgaggatgatgatgatggcaTGCCATGTGGTGATGAAAGTCGTCTTCTTGAAAATAGTGGATGGTCTTCTCGTACCAG ggCTGTTGCCAAGTATCTCCAGAACTTATTTGAGGATGAAGCTATACATGGTCGTAAGGTACTTTCTATGGACAGTCTATTGGATCGTAAAACACGTAAAGAAGCATCAAGGATGTTTTTTGAAACACTG GTTCTTAAGACGAGAGATTACATCCACGTAGAACAGGTGAAACCCTTTGACAACATCTGTATAAAGCCTCGAGCGAAGCTCATGAAATCTGATTTCTGA